The following coding sequences are from one Diospyros lotus cultivar Yz01 chromosome 7, ASM1463336v1, whole genome shotgun sequence window:
- the LOC127805527 gene encoding LEAF RUST 10 DISEASE-RESISTANCE LOCUS RECEPTOR-LIKE PROTEIN KINASE-like 1.1 has protein sequence MNLAAMPTVTSLSSAVSLAKPQTDPSLRRKYVSSHLLSRNISADPSAEIEFSGVFFGVPFFKYAELEQATDNFHPSNELGDGGFGTVYHGILQDGREVAAKRLYEHNSRRVMQFLNELEILTCLRHPNLVSLYGCTSRHSRELLLVYEYIPNGTLADHIHGDRAKDGLLTWSIRMSIAVETASALAYLHAIDISHRDIKTDNILLDNNFSVKVADFGLSRLLPTDVTHVSTAPQGTPGYVDPEYYQSYQLTDRSDVYSFGVMLIELISSMPAVDISRHRHEINLANLAINRIQNRAFNELIDPSLGFESNTSVERVTTSVEEVAFLCLQLAKGNEAKHE, from the exons ATGAATCTTGCAGCTATGCCTACTGTTACTTCTCTATCTTCAGCAGTATCATT GGCCAAACCTCAAACTGATCCTTCCCTTAG ACGGAAGTATGTCTCTTCACATCTGTTGTCAAGGAACATTTCCGCTGATCCTTCAGCTGAGATTGAATTTAGCGGTGTCTTCTTCGGAGTTCCTTTCTTCAAATATGCTGAACTTGAACAAGCGACAGACAATTTCCATCCTTCCAATGAGCTCGGAGATGGAGGTTTTGGCACTGTCTACCATG GGATACTTCAGGATGGAAGGGAAGTGGCAGCTAAACGCCTATACGAACACAACTCGAGGCGCGTGATGCAATTCCTGAATGAACTCGAAATCCTAACCTGCCTGCGCCATCCCAATCTTGTTTCCCTTTACGGCTGCACTTCACGCCACAGCCGGGAACTGTTGCTTGTTTATGAGTACATTCCTAATGGCACTCTGGCCGATCACATCCATGGCGACCGAGCCAAGGATGGCTTGCTCACATGGTCTATTCGGATGAGCATAGCCGTGGAAACTGCCAGTGCATTGGCATACCTCCACGCTATTGATATCAGCCACCGCGATATCAAGACTGACAACATACTACTCGACAACAACTTTTCTGTCAAAGTTGCTGATTTCGGGCTTTCAAGACTCCTCCCAACCGATGTGACACACGTCTCGACAGCTCCACAGGGGACTCCCGGCTATGTTGATCCGGAATATTACCAATCTTACCAACTTACTGATAGGAGTGACGTTTATAGCTTTGGAGTTATGCTCATTGAGCTCATATCGTCCATGCCTGCCGTTGACATTAGCAGACATAGGCATGAGATTAATTTGGCTAACTTAGCAATAAACCGAATCCAGAACCGTGCATTTAATGAGCTGATTGATCCTTCTCTTGGGTTTGAGTCAAACACTTCAGTCGAAAGGGTGACTACATCAGTGGAAGAGGTGGCTTTTCTATGCCTACAACTCGCAAAAGGAAATGAGGCCAAGCATGAATGA